The genome window CAATGCTGACGGTATAAAAGCTGACTGGAAATGCTTCGATATTCTCCTCCAGCAAGCGATAACTCATATAATGTTTAGCATCATCTTTTTCATCTAGGCTATCAGTAATTTCACCTTTGCCTTTTATCTTAAGTACTCGTGTTCCTTCTTCAGGTGATGTGACTGACTCAACCATGGGGTGCCAATCTGCTATGGCGTTAAAGTCTGACACTTTCTTCCAAACTGTCTCAACCGGTGCATCGATCACCATTTTTTCATCAATTTTCTGCGGTGTTGGCCCATGAGCGAGAGCAAGACTAGTGACGAATAATTGACTTGCCATGAAGGCGGTTGCCCATAATTTCATTAAAAATTCCTCTTTAAAATTGAAGTGCTGACTTGTAATGTAGAACGTTATTTCGGATCGCGGTTGGTATGACCAAGTGTCTCAACATGACCGTTTACAATGCCGAATTGGGTATAACGATAAATTTTGTCTGAGTGAGCCTGCTGCACGAGATCGTGATAAATCCAAAACTCGATCTTGCCGCTGGAGTTTTCTCTTTTAGAAATAGAATCAGGTTCACCTAACTCCGCTTTGATAAATTCTGGGGTTTTACCTGTGAAGTGTTTGAGGAAGGCCATTTCCTCGTAAGGTTTTTGCAGGGT of Methylophaga marina contains these proteins:
- a CDS encoding SRPBCC family protein, producing the protein MKLWATAFMASQLFVTSLALAHGPTPQKIDEKMVIDAPVETVWKKVSDFNAIADWHPMVESVTSPEEGTRVLKIKGKGEITDSLDEKDDAKHYMSYRLLEENIEAFPVSFYTVSIELTEADKGTEMSWKGRFYRADTGNFPPEQYNDESAVKAMEAFAKTGMGSLKESLEGKK